One Eubacterium sp. 1001713B170207_170306_E7 genomic region harbors:
- a CDS encoding GGDEF domain-containing protein, with protein sequence MLDPLVLSLLIITILLYALIALNDLGVLGSLPPGAPAVGIRSVCYLACGAFLYIGMAIFGLPLPLFGALLYGLKFIRISRFPGSGRLNWLFVNMDFLVHFSVCLVLLGLFALAAGVNVPAVLHSPALRAASLDLLLLLSLATEWLVFRRPDYYGFYQQDDPSEETRLFTAFTFLAVAFVMIDSIACRYELPVLTIPLFLIGSSLLLLLMLGFFLTQLGTIRRQGYLEAAYARLESSRLRQETRTQTLRDTAYHDPLTGAYTRLYTMDYLELLLRQDEPFALVYLDLDHLKQINDACGHLAGDQYLKDFAALFQAELRESDLLGRIGGDEFLSLWPDCTGADAQKRVQSIRGRIEAGHRGRFGVSFSFGVSEARSGGNQSARELIRAADQAMYADKAARHRQREDDHE encoded by the coding sequence ATGCTTGACCCCCTTGTGCTGTCCCTGCTGATCATCACGATCCTGCTGTACGCGCTCATCGCCTTAAACGATCTGGGCGTTCTGGGCTCCTTACCCCCAGGCGCTCCGGCGGTGGGCATCCGCAGCGTGTGCTATCTGGCCTGCGGAGCCTTTCTCTACATCGGCATGGCCATTTTCGGGCTGCCCCTGCCGCTGTTCGGGGCGCTGCTCTACGGCCTGAAGTTTATCCGCATTTCCCGGTTTCCGGGCTCGGGACGGCTTAACTGGCTGTTTGTCAACATGGATTTTCTGGTTCATTTTTCGGTCTGTCTGGTGCTCCTGGGCCTGTTCGCCCTGGCCGCCGGCGTCAACGTGCCCGCGGTGCTGCATTCGCCCGCGCTGCGCGCTGCCAGTCTGGACCTGCTGCTGCTCCTCAGCCTGGCGACCGAGTGGCTGGTGTTCCGCAGGCCGGACTACTACGGCTTTTACCAGCAGGACGACCCCTCCGAGGAAACCCGGCTGTTCACGGCCTTCACCTTTCTGGCTGTGGCCTTTGTCATGATTGACAGCATCGCCTGCCGCTATGAGCTGCCAGTGCTTACCATCCCGCTGTTTTTGATCGGGAGCAGCCTGCTGCTCCTGCTCATGCTGGGCTTTTTCCTGACTCAGCTGGGCACCATCCGGCGCCAGGGCTACCTGGAGGCAGCCTACGCCCGGCTGGAATCCAGCCGTCTCCGGCAGGAGACCCGCACCCAGACCCTGCGGGACACTGCCTACCACGATCCGCTCACCGGCGCCTATACCAGGCTCTACACCATGGATTACCTGGAGCTGCTGCTGCGGCAGGACGAGCCCTTTGCCCTGGTCTACCTGGACCTGGACCACCTGAAGCAGATCAACGACGCCTGCGGCCACCTGGCCGGCGACCAATACCTTAAAGACTTCGCTGCCCTTTTCCAGGCCGAGCTGCGCGAATCAGACCTCCTGGGCCGTATCGGCGGCGATGAGTTCCTGTCGCTGTGGCCGGACTGCACCGGAGCGGACGCTCAAAAGCGCGTGCAGTCCATCCGCGGGCGCATCGAGGCCGGACACCGCGGCCGTTTCGGTGTCTCCTTCAGCTTTGGCGTGTCCGAGGCCCGGAGCGGCGGAAACCAGAGTGCCCGGGAGCTCATCCGCGCCGCCGACCAGGCCATGTATGCCGACAAGGCGGCCCGGCACCGCCAGAGGGAGGATGATCATGAATAA
- a CDS encoding EAL domain-containing protein, with amino-acid sequence MSDNKQVLEHYDIPPDNEYNMLMSALRVSVSRHLLDEHFTLISANPYYYELIGYPKDEYEALFHNQPDTYFQRNPEDWEAILKEVMKAIDAGHTSYEVLARMHHKSGRLMWVKLVGVFTDEVISGFPVAYTVMTDMTDYVEQQQALDRSNKKLLELAFVDPLTRGPNRSKFDMDAGGAILEGAPGAYVLVSMDIRKFKLINDLFGIEMGDQTLRYIYEVLARGLREDEYVTRSAADNFCLLLHNADKPRIINRLELFAREINRFNEGLERKYFLSMAFGIYPVLDPSLPLTQQLDRANVALKNVKDAGDSRLFACQFYSDLDRLKLMREKDMENRMQDALKNGEFVVYLQPKLSLKDDKISGAEALVRWLDPERGLIPPDEFIPFFEKNRFIVEVDLYVFEQVCILLRRWLDRGLTPVPVSVNMSRAHLAHADFLDAYEAIRKKYGVPPELLEIELTETLVFTSPDVLFQVIDQIHRRGYRCSMDDFGSGYSSLNLLKDLQMDTLKLDRAFFTSQNADNPRERDVVTSVIDLAEKLSMSTVAEGVETPDQAEFLKESRCDMLQGYVFSRPVPIPEFEKLTFGRETL; translated from the coding sequence ATGTCAGATAACAAGCAGGTTCTTGAACATTACGATATCCCGCCCGACAACGAGTACAACATGCTTATGAGCGCTCTGAGGGTCAGCGTGAGCCGGCATCTGCTGGATGAACACTTTACGCTCATCAGCGCGAATCCCTACTACTACGAGCTCATCGGCTATCCCAAAGATGAGTATGAGGCCTTGTTTCACAACCAGCCGGACACCTATTTTCAGCGAAACCCCGAGGACTGGGAGGCCATCCTGAAGGAGGTCATGAAGGCCATCGACGCGGGCCACACCAGCTACGAGGTGCTGGCCCGCATGCACCACAAAAGCGGCCGGCTCATGTGGGTCAAGCTGGTGGGTGTTTTCACCGACGAGGTCATCAGCGGCTTTCCGGTGGCCTACACGGTCATGACGGATATGACGGACTATGTGGAGCAGCAGCAGGCCCTGGACCGCAGCAATAAAAAGCTGCTGGAGCTGGCCTTTGTGGACCCGCTGACCAGGGGCCCCAACCGCTCCAAGTTTGACATGGACGCGGGCGGCGCCATCCTTGAGGGCGCCCCGGGGGCTTATGTGCTGGTCTCCATGGATATCCGCAAGTTCAAGCTCATCAACGACCTCTTCGGTATCGAGATGGGCGACCAGACCCTGCGCTACATTTACGAGGTGCTCGCCCGCGGCCTGCGGGAGGACGAATACGTGACGCGCTCCGCGGCGGACAATTTCTGCCTGCTGCTGCACAACGCGGACAAGCCCAGAATCATCAACCGGCTGGAGCTGTTCGCGCGGGAGATCAACCGCTTTAACGAGGGCCTGGAGCGGAAGTATTTCCTCTCTATGGCCTTTGGCATCTACCCGGTGCTGGACCCGTCCCTGCCGCTCACACAGCAGCTGGACCGGGCCAACGTGGCGCTGAAAAACGTGAAGGACGCGGGCGACAGCCGCCTGTTCGCCTGCCAGTTCTACTCGGACCTGGACCGCCTGAAGCTCATGCGCGAAAAGGACATGGAAAACCGCATGCAGGATGCCTTAAAAAACGGCGAGTTCGTGGTCTACCTGCAGCCCAAGCTGTCCTTAAAGGACGACAAAATCTCCGGGGCCGAGGCGCTGGTGCGCTGGCTGGACCCCGAGCGGGGGCTGATCCCGCCCGACGAGTTTATCCCTTTCTTTGAGAAGAACCGCTTTATCGTGGAGGTGGACCTGTACGTGTTCGAGCAGGTCTGTATCCTGCTGCGGCGCTGGCTGGACAGGGGACTGACCCCGGTGCCCGTCTCGGTGAACATGTCCCGGGCGCACCTGGCCCACGCCGACTTCCTCGACGCCTATGAGGCCATCCGGAAAAAGTACGGGGTGCCGCCCGAGCTGCTGGAGATCGAGCTGACCGAAACCCTGGTTTTCACCAGCCCGGACGTGCTCTTTCAGGTCATCGACCAGATCCACCGGCGGGGCTACCGCTGCTCCATGGACGACTTCGGCAGCGGCTACTCCTCCCTCAACCTGCTCAAGGACCTGCAGATGGACACGCTCAAGCTGGACCGGGCGTTCTTCACCTCGCAGAACGCCGATAACCCCAGGGAGCGGGACGTGGTGACCTCGGTGATCGACCTGGCTGAAAAGCTCTCCATGTCCACGGTGGCAGAGGGTGTGGAAACCCCGGACCAGGCCGAATTTTTAAAGGAATCCCGGTGCGATATGCTCCAGGGCTACGTGTTCTCCCGTCCGGTGCCCATCCCGGAATTTGAGAAGCTGACCTTTGGCAGGGAAACGCTGTAA
- a CDS encoding GGDEF domain-containing protein: MNNVLLPTLAIGVIYFYQNWQLFRYAETVFEKRLKRGWIVLCFFLNYSLFFACSVLMLDLMANWLLYAVFVLIELLWLFRCPLRDGVILALISMIIGLALNLSFRCLVAALTGLHLTVFSNASQDIDNLKRYPVGLGFLFSGLFFYLAHRVGHRSEGIRMLFKDPGQKNFLIRLGVAIYLYLVLNLLIFSLPDNRLVLKLWGLKSGVFALLGLYLAMRYAARISRLNRYRALNRQVIKELRLKKQEEQQLNRIAASDPLTGCLNRQKAQETLEALYSEALPFCLCFLDLDGLKSVNDHHGHDTGDLYLLTVVQTLRGVCRKGRDTLFRYGGDEFMIIFSGSSIPAVSGRLQRVNQTLGDLSRSSGYPFAMSVSYGLAESAGFDSPDALFAAADARMYAHKKRPGAVPKT; encoded by the coding sequence ATGAATAACGTGCTGCTGCCTACACTCGCCATTGGCGTCATCTATTTTTATCAGAACTGGCAGCTGTTCCGCTACGCGGAAACCGTATTTGAAAAAAGGCTGAAGAGAGGCTGGATTGTCCTGTGCTTTTTCCTGAACTACAGCCTGTTTTTCGCCTGCTCTGTGCTCATGCTGGACCTGATGGCCAACTGGCTGCTCTACGCGGTTTTTGTGCTCATTGAGCTGCTCTGGCTGTTCCGCTGCCCGCTGCGGGACGGCGTGATCCTGGCCCTGATCAGCATGATCATCGGCCTGGCGCTCAACCTCTCGTTCCGCTGCCTGGTCGCCGCTCTGACGGGCCTGCACCTCACGGTTTTCTCAAACGCCAGCCAGGACATCGACAACCTGAAGCGTTACCCGGTCGGCCTCGGCTTTCTGTTCTCAGGCCTTTTCTTCTACCTGGCCCACCGGGTGGGCCACCGCAGCGAGGGTATCCGGATGCTCTTTAAGGACCCGGGCCAGAAGAACTTTCTGATCCGGCTGGGCGTGGCCATCTATCTGTACCTGGTGCTCAACCTGCTCATCTTCTCCCTGCCGGACAACCGGCTGGTGCTCAAGCTGTGGGGCCTGAAATCCGGGGTTTTCGCCCTGCTGGGCCTGTATCTGGCCATGCGCTACGCGGCCCGCATCAGCCGGCTGAACCGCTACCGGGCCCTCAACCGCCAGGTTATCAAAGAGCTGCGCCTGAAAAAGCAGGAGGAACAGCAGCTCAACCGCATTGCCGCCTCCGATCCGCTCACAGGCTGCCTGAACCGGCAGAAGGCCCAGGAGACCCTCGAGGCCCTGTACTCGGAGGCTTTACCCTTCTGCCTGTGCTTTCTGGATCTGGACGGCCTGAAGTCCGTCAACGACCACCACGGGCACGACACCGGCGACCTCTACCTGCTCACCGTGGTGCAGACCCTGCGCGGCGTCTGCCGGAAGGGCCGCGATACCCTGTTCCGCTACGGGGGCGATGAGTTCATGATCATCTTCTCCGGGAGCTCCATCCCGGCTGTCAGCGGCCGCCTGCAGCGCGTCAACCAGACGCTGGGGGACCTGAGCCGTTCGTCCGGCTATCCCTTTGCCATGTCGGTGAGCTATGGCCTGGCCGAGAGCGCCGGCTTTGACAGCCCGGACGCCCTTTTCGCCGCGGCTGATGCCCGCATGTACGCGCATAAAAAAAGACCCGGCGCTGTCCCGAAAACCTGA
- a CDS encoding DUF2922 domain-containing protein: METTTTTKALDLEFELESGKSFTVTCPDYLDDLTREQVEAQAAEIIAAGAFAPEGSNLVRFKSFEYIDKTTRKTEIDA, translated from the coding sequence ATGGAAACCACCACAACCACCAAAGCGCTGGACCTGGAGTTTGAGCTGGAAAGCGGCAAGAGCTTTACCGTCACCTGTCCCGACTATCTGGACGACCTGACCAGAGAGCAGGTCGAGGCCCAGGCCGCCGAGATCATCGCCGCCGGGGCCTTTGCCCCAGAAGGCTCCAACCTCGTCCGCTTCAAGAGCTTTGAGTACATTGACAAGACCACCCGGAAAACCGAAATCGACGCGTAA
- a CDS encoding helix-turn-helix transcriptional regulator, producing MGKRTARWARAHRSRLGLTQPQLAEAVGVSLSTVTRLERGAPVRDYVLEDLEALFQDERPGETGQNPQSAGQNHHFQLTIYQDLLR from the coding sequence ATGGGCAAGCGCACCGCCAGATGGGCAAGAGCCCACCGCAGCCGCCTGGGCCTCACCCAGCCCCAGCTGGCCGAGGCCGTGGGCGTCAGCCTGAGCACCGTGACCCGGCTGGAGCGGGGCGCCCCGGTGAGGGACTATGTGCTCGAGGATCTGGAAGCCCTGTTTCAGGACGAGCGCCCCGGCGAGACTGGTCAGAATCCGCAGTCCGCCGGGCAGAATCATCACTTCCAGCTGACCATATACCAGGACCTCCTGAGGTGA
- a CDS encoding D-Ala-D-Ala carboxypeptidase family metallohydrolase encodes MKTVKTVKRRTVLLLLAVLTAAGMLYFTLALSWAPARQNPPPTQTGEAPLPETPSEPPAPEPPEPSAPPGPPAPENPGPSGQPESGQLEPLPIMLSAHFARDEYRCDCAGYCDGFPAEPEPELVQRVEALRQAVGAPVIITSGVRCGPRNEEVGGVSWSFHKRGAAADLYSPGVPVGTLAALAKDCGLNILPYYSSGYVHVEI; translated from the coding sequence ATGAAAACCGTGAAAACCGTCAAAAGAAGAACCGTTCTGCTGCTCCTGGCAGTCCTGACCGCCGCCGGTATGCTCTACTTTACCCTGGCGCTCAGCTGGGCGCCCGCGCGGCAGAACCCGCCGCCCACCCAGACCGGGGAAGCCCCGCTCCCAGAAACCCCGTCCGAGCCCCCAGCACCGGAGCCGCCCGAGCCCAGCGCCCCGCCCGGGCCCCCGGCCCCGGAAAACCCCGGGCCATCCGGGCAGCCAGAAAGCGGACAGCTTGAGCCGCTGCCCATCATGCTGAGCGCCCACTTCGCCCGGGATGAGTACCGCTGCGACTGCGCAGGCTATTGTGACGGCTTCCCGGCCGAGCCCGAGCCCGAGCTCGTCCAGCGGGTCGAGGCCCTGCGGCAGGCCGTTGGCGCGCCAGTCATCATCACCTCCGGCGTCCGCTGCGGGCCGCGCAACGAGGAGGTGGGCGGCGTGTCCTGGTCCTTTCACAAGCGCGGCGCCGCCGCCGACCTCTACAGCCCCGGCGTACCCGTCGGCACCCTGGCCGCCCTGGCAAAGGACTGCGGCCTGAACATCCTGCCCTACTACAGCAGCGGGTACGTGCATGTGGAGATATGA
- a CDS encoding phage antirepressor KilAC domain-containing protein, translated as MQKKSTPESLETFLTGGLFTAPENREIPAAEALALRLIEAAGLITTLAADARFAREALGSCGVFPVSEIAADYGYSARAFNLLLCDQGIQYKRGQRWYLYGCYQGQGYTATKITAREIGGRARAFSGMQWTVKGRRFLYEHLRAQGIEPTARKEARP; from the coding sequence ATGCAGAAGAAATCAACACCAGAATCGTTGGAAACGTTCTTGACAGGGGGCTTGTTTACTGCGCCCGAAAACCGGGAAATCCCCGCGGCCGAGGCCCTGGCCCTCCGGCTCATCGAGGCCGCCGGCCTCATCACCACCCTGGCCGCGGACGCCCGCTTCGCCAGGGAAGCCCTGGGCAGCTGCGGGGTCTTTCCCGTCAGCGAGATCGCCGCGGATTACGGCTACAGTGCCCGGGCCTTTAACCTTCTGCTCTGCGACCAGGGCATCCAGTATAAGCGGGGCCAGCGCTGGTACCTGTACGGCTGCTACCAGGGCCAGGGCTATACCGCCACCAAAATCACAGCCCGGGAGATCGGCGGGCGGGCCCGGGCCTTCAGCGGCATGCAGTGGACCGTGAAAGGGCGGCGCTTTCTCTACGAGCACCTGCGGGCCCAGGGCATTGAGCCCACCGCGCGGAAAGAGGCGCGGCCATGA